Genomic segment of Kibdelosporangium phytohabitans:
CACCACCGGCCGCACCCATGCCGCCCATCGGCATGCCTCCCATGGGCATACCGCCGCCGGCGGGCGCCCCGCCCGGGGCACCGCCCATCGGCGGACCGGCGGCTGCCGGCTTGGCGTCCGCCGCGTTCGCGGGCATCTGCACACCCGCCATCGCTCCTGGTGCCGGAGCGGGAGTCTCGGCCGCGCCTGTCCCGGCCGGGCCCCCTCCGCCCCCACCGCCGCCGCCTCCGCCGCCTGTGGGCTTGGGGCCACCGCCGCCTCCCCCGCCGCCACCGCCCGACGAACCGGGGCCGCCCGCGACAGCGTTGGCGGCAGGCGCTGGTTGCGCGGCAGGCGGCGCGGCCGGCTCGGGGCGGCTCAAGTCCATCTCGTACCGCTTGCCGTCCACTGTGACACCGACGCGGTCCGCCGACTGGGCGTGGATCCCGATCTGCGGCGAGGTTTTCCCCGGTGCGGGCGCGATCTTGCCGAACGGGTCGAGGTCGGCGGTCGCCTGGATCCGTTTGAGCGCCTCGTTCAGCGCCGACCAGGAGTTGGCGACCGCTGTCGTGGTCTCGCCGACGACCTTGCGCAGCGCACCGATCACGTTGAAGTAGTTGTCGCACATGGCGTCGAGCGCGTTGATGGCCTCGTTGCTCCACCACTGCTCGACACCGCCGCCGCCGTTGAGGTCCACAGTGGCCGGACGGCGGAGCTCCTCGAGCACGAACGGGCGGCCGAACGGCGGCCCACCGGCCATCGCGGTGTCGATCCGCGCGACCTGCTGGCGGCGCAGGTCCACGCCGCCCGGCAGGTCGAACTGCTTGATCTGGCCGCTGATCGCGGACTTCAGCTCGGTGACCGCGTCCTTGCTCGTCGTACGGGCGGCGTCAAGCGCAGCCGCGAACTGGTTGAGGATGTCCCGGTACGTCACTGACGCCTTGCCCAGCGCGTCCAGCTTGTCCAGCGCCGCATCGGCCGCGGGGCCCGACCACGCGTCGGTCAGGCGGTTGCGGATCGACTCGGCCGTGCCGCGCATCTCGTCGCCCGCGACCCGCAGGTTGCCGAACCGCTCGACGTCGCCGAGCATCGGACCGAAGTCCATCCCGCCGAGGTCGTCGACCATCCGGTCGTCCTCGGGGTTCCACGGCCGCGCCGACCAGCCGGCCGCGCCCATCTTGCTGGCCGGGTGGCCGTTCCAGCGCTGGTACAGCTCGCCGAACCGGCCGGTGCGCGTCGACAAGTTCTCCTTGAACCACCCGACCGTGTCCGCCAGCTCGGTGGTGGAGTCGATGTCCTTGCTGTTGACCGGTTTCAGCGGAGCGGTGATGTCATCGGAGGTCATTGTCAGCCCGCCTGAACCGCGCCGCCGCCTCGGCGTCCGCCGCGACGGTCCGCTCGTGTGCCGTTGCCATCGCCGACGCGAGAGCCTCCACTGTGGGCGATGCCTTGTCGAGGATGCCGCGCAGCGTCTCGCGCAGCTCCGTGTAGGTCTTGCCGACGCCGGTACGCGCCGCGATCGTGCCGAACTTGTCCGCGGTCAGCCCGTTGTCGGCATGCGCGTACGCCCGCGCGGTCACCAACGCGGCACCGAACTCGGTCATCTCCTTGCTGATCGCGGTGACAAGCTCCTTGTTGACCTCAAGCTTGTCGTTGCGCCCTGTCATTGCTCGCCCCCACAACCATTTCAGCGCAGCCAGCTCTGCCCGGACATGTCATCGTCGTCGTCATCGTCCCTGGCTCTGCGCCTGCCTGACACCGGCGGCGGTTGCGGCGTCTGCCGAACCGGCGCGGCGTTGTCTTCCTCTTCGTAGCTGCCGAACGACATCACCGGCTCCGGCGCCGAACCGCGGAACGCCTCCGGCTCCGGCACCGGCTCCGGAATCGGTGGTGGCGGCGGGAAACCCATCGGCGGGGTCGGCGTCGACCACGCCGCGCCCTTCGACTGCTCCTCGTCGAAGTCGCCGAACGACATCACGGTTTCCTTCTGCGGCGCCGTCCACGGCGACGGTTGCTCGGCAGGTGGCTGCGGCCGGGGCGGAGGAGCATCACCGCGGTCCTCCACCAGCTGCCGCGTCGCCGCGTCCGCTTCGGCGTGCTTGGCCTGGATCTCCTTCAGTGCCTTGTCCCGCTGCTCGTCCTCGGACAGCAGCCGGTCCCGGTCGGCGTGGTACGCCGCCTCGATCTCCTCGAACCTGATCCGGACGGCCTGCGCCTCGCGGCTCTCGTAGTCGTGGTCGAACACTGCGGTTCTCCTAGTCAGCGCGCGTCGTCGTCGAGCACACCAGCGATCCTGGCCGGCTCGCTGAGCTCGTCCTCGGCGAACAGGTCACCTGCCACCGACCACTGTCCGCCGCTGCGCTCGGTGTCACCTCCACCGGCGCCACCGGCTCCCATGCCACCCATCGGCATACCGCCCATGGGCGCACTGCCGTTCGCCTGTGCCGCGTGCGGCTGCTGCGCGCCGTCGTCGGGGACGGATGCCAGACCGGCTTCACCTGCCGCGGGCGCGACCTGGCTGCCGTCGTCACCGGACAACAGGTCGCCCTGGGTCGACCAACCGGAGTCAGCGAAGCCGTTGCCGCCACCACCGAAGTCCGACGCCACCGCCTGGGTGCTGGTCGTCTGGACCGGCTGGTCCGAACCCGGAACCGACTGCAGCGGCTGCTCCTGCGCGCCGCCGGACGACCCACCGCCGACCGCCGACGCCTCGGCGGCCGCCGCTGAGGCACCGGACGCGGCACCGGCACCAGCGGGCACGCCGGAGCCGTCGGAACCGCCACCGGCGAATCCCTGGGCCTGCGCGGCCTGCCGGTCCGCGATGTTCTGCGACCCGTCCAGGGTGGCGTACGCGGGCTCGGCCTTGAGGGCCTGCGCGCCACCGTCCTTGTCGCTGTAGTCCAGCAGGTACGAGGTCGGCTCACCGGTGCCGTCGTCGATGGTCAGCCTGACCTGGTCCGGCTGGCCCGGCGGGTGCTCCGCGGTGATCTTGACGTCGCCGTCCTGCAGGACGATCTTGCCGTCCGGGCCGGGCTTGAGCGTCTCGGCCGCCGGGTCGCCGCCCGCGGGCGCGGGCAGGGTCTGCACCGGCTGACCGTCCGGTCCGAACTGAACCGGGTTCTGCTGGCCGGGGGTTCCCGTGCCGGGGGTGCCCGGCGCGCCGGTGCCCGGCTGGCTGAAGTCCATGTCGTAGGTCTTCGGCTTGCCGGTGCCGTCGTCGACCGTCACCTTGACGTGACCGTTGCTGTCCGGGCTGGTCACCGAGATCTTGTGGCCGCCCTCGTCGATGGTGACAGTCTCGCCACCGGTCGGCTTGCCCGCGCCGCCGTCCATCCCGGTCCCGGGCACGCCCGTGCCCGGCACGTCCTTCGTCGGGTCCGTGGCCGTCGGGTCCTTGGTCGGGTCCGTGGCGGTCGGGTCCTTGGCCGGGTCCACCCCGGCGGGGTCGGTCTTGCTCGGTGGCGTGTCCGCGTCGGGCTCGGGCAAAGGAGGCGGCTGGTATCCGCCGCCGGTGTTCTTGGGGCCGCCGCCGGTCTCCTTGGGACCGCCGCCGGTCTCCTTCGGTCCGCCGCCAGTCTCCTTGGGACCGCCGCCGGTTTCCTTCGGGTCCTTCTTGTCGCCACCGCCCGTGCCGGGCGCCTGGAGACCCGCGAACATGGCCGTGTTGGCCCGCATCGCCTCGCTGAACGCGTACAGGCCGTTGCTGGCTGCCTTGTAGGCGTTCTCGATCAACTGGCGGAACGAGACCGTCGCGTTGCGGTAGAAGTAGCCGAACTCGTCCATCTCGCGGCAGAACGCGTCCGCCCAGATCTCGCCGCTGTGGTCGGCGTTGATGTCGACGAGGCCGGGCTGCGAACGCAGGTCCGCAGGTGAGATCGGGCCGGTGCCGTCGCCGTCCCAGTCGTTCTCGACGACAGTCCAGTTCTCGCCCTCACGGCCGAGCTGCCGCGCCTTGTCCAGGTTCTCGATCAGCCTGCGCTTGTCACCGAAGTTGATCCCGCGGTACTTGTTGATCATGTCGGTGATCGGCTTCTGCTGGTAGGCGCCGAGATCGTAGATCGGCTGCCTGCTCACGTTCCACAGACCACCGGCCGCCTTGGCGATCGTGTCGCAGGTCGTGCCGAAGTCCTTGAGCGGCGTGGCCAGCTCGTTGAACTTGTCGGCCGCCTTGGCGCCCGCCTTGTCCGGCCACGCCGAGTGGATCCCGTTGACGCCGTTGGTCGTGCTCTGGCTCGCGGCGGCCGCGACCTTCGCGAGGCTCTCGAACCGGGCCTTGGCGTCCGCGATCAGACCCCAGTTGATCCCGGCGAGCTGCGGCATGGAGGTCTTCTCCGGCATACCGTCCGCGTTCATCGCGAGGACCTTGTTGCCGGTGCCGTACTGCAGGTCGCCCGCGGCGCACGGGTTGCTGCACCACAGGTTGTAGAGGCCGCCCATCTCGTTGCTCATGAAATCGGCGAACCACTTGGCGTTGCTCAGCTGAACGTCGGAGGTGTCCCTGCTGTCCTCGTTCGGACCGACGATGGCCTGTTTGATCGGCCCCGCAAGAGCGTCACTCACGCTCACGCACCTCCATCAGCGTTCGCCAGGTTCTGCTTGCTGGCCTTCTCGGTGCCGCCGTGCTGGTCGGCCGAGGACTTCAAGGTCGCCCCCACGCCCTTGATGAAGCCCGATGCCTGGGTGAGCCCCTGCTTGAGCGCCTCGACCGCGGTCGTGAAGCCGGCACCGGCCGACTCGGACTTGCCGGGGACCTTGCCGAGGTGTTCCGGCTTGAGCACGTTCCCGCCGATGAACTTCACCACTTCGTCGAAAGCCGCCCCCATCGCCTCGATGTCCGCGGCAACAGCCCGTACCTCATCGGGCTTGATCTCGGTCTTCCCTGCCATGGGGCCCCCCCTTCATCCGGCTTACTCGACTTCGACGCACGCGACGCTCGATCGGTGCCATCGGTTTGTCGTCCGCTAAGGAATGTACCCAGCTCACCACGGGCGCGAAGGGTGAACGCCCGGATTATCGCCATCCCGGCGGTGGCTGCTGTCTGCCCTGGTTGGGGGGCGGTGGGCGGTGGCCGGGAGGTGGTCCGTAGCCAGCTGGGGGTGGCCCGTACCCAGGGGGAGCGCCATGGCCGAGCGGCTGCGGGCTGTAGCCAGGCCGAGGCTGGGCGGGTCTGCCACCGAGTGCCTCGGTGGTCGGCCGGATCAGCGACAGCACGAGGACCGCGATCGCCAGCAGCAGGCGCACGAGGGAGAACCCGTCGTCGTCGATCTCGAGCTTCACCCGGAAGGTGAACATCCCCGGCGGGAAGCCGACCGTGCGGCGCAGAATCCCGAGCACGGTCATCAGGATCACCAAACCGCCGGCGATGGCCAGCAGGATCGCGCCGGCACGCTGCCGCGCGAACACCAGGACGCTGCCGACGATGGCGACCAGCATCGGGACGTAGCCCACGACGGTGTGCCCGAAGAAGGCGGCGGCAGCGAGCAGGAGACCGAGGATGCCGACGATCACCAGCGTCCCGGACAGCGGCGGTCTCAGCCGCGCGGACGGCTGGAAGCCTGGTGGTGGCAGTGGTGGCTGCTGCCAGTTCTGGTTCGGGGGCGGGCCGTACGTCACACGCTCAGCGTAAACCGCCCGCCCCGTCGCCAAAGGCTGTTCGGGTACGTCATCCCGAACAGGTCAGGAGACCGAAGAAACCACACCGGCCAGGCGGTTCGCGGCAGCTTCCGCCGCGGCCTCGCTCGTCGCCTCGACCATCACCCGGACGAGTTGCTCAGTGCCCGACGGGCGCAACAGGACCCGGCCGGTCTCGCCGAGCTCGGCCTCGACCTCGGCGACCGCGTCGTTGACCGAGGACGCCTTGGCGACCGCGGCCTTGTCCGCGACCTTCACGTTCACCAGGACCTGCGGCAGGCGCCGCATCACACCGGCGAGCTCGGCCAGCGGACGGCCGGTCGCGGCCACCCTGGCCATCACGCCCATCGCGGTGAGCAGGCCGTCGCCCGTGGGCGCGTAGCTCGGCAGCAGGACGTGCCCGGACTGCTCGCCGCCCAGCGAGTAGCCGCCGCTGCGCAGCTCCTCCAGGACATAGCGGTCACCAACCGCCGTAGTGCGAATGGTCACACCTGCCTCGCGCATCGCCAGGTGCAGTCCGAGGTTGCTCATCACCGTGGCGACCAGCGTGTCGTCCACGAGCTCGCCGCGGTCCTTCATGGCCAGCGCGAGCACAGCCATGATCTGGTCGCCGTCCACCAGGTTGCCCTGGGCGTCGACAGCCAGGCAGCGGTCGGCGTCGCCGTCGTGCGCGATGCCCATGTCCGCGCCCTCGGCGAGGACGGCCTCACGCAGCGACTCGACGTGTGTCGAACCGCACTGGTCGTTGATGTTCTCGCCGTCCGGCAGCGCGTGGATCGCGATCACCTCGGCACCCGCCTCGCGGTAGGCGCGCGGCGCGGCGGCCCAAGCGGCGCCGTTGGCGCAGTCCACCACGACCCTCAGGCCGTCCAGCCGTTGCGGCATCGCTTCGAGCAGGTGCGCGATGTAGCGGTCGAGCGCGTCCGGGATCGTGTAGATCCGGCCGACACCCGCGCCGGTCGGGCGCTGCGGGGCACCGTCGATCCCGGCTTCGATCTCGTCCTCGACGTCGTCCGGCAGCTTGTGGCCGTGCGCGGCGAACAGTTTGATCCCGTTGTCCGGCATCGGGTTGTGCGACGCCGAGATCATCACGCCGAGGTCCGCGCTGAGGTTGTCGACGAGGAAGGCCACGCCGGGCGTCGGCACCACGTCCACCTGCATCACGTCCGCACCCGCGGACGCCAGGCCCGCGGCCACCGCGGCCTGCAACATCTCGCCGCTGGCCCGCGGGTCACGCCCGACCACCGCGACCGGGCGGTGCGAACGGTCGTGCTCGGCCAGCACACGGGCCGCCGAAGCGGACACCGCCATCGCCAGTTCCGGTGTCAGGTCGACGTTCGCAAGCCCGCGCACGCCGTCGGTGCCGAACAACCGGCTCAATGAAACCTCCCTGGAAGACGAGAACGGGAGCAGCAGAAAAAACCTGCTGCTCCCGTTCGCGGGCTGAGATGTGTCAGCGCTTGCTGTACTGAGGCGCCTTGCGGGCCTTCTTCAGGCCGTACTTCTTGCGCTCCTTCACCCGCGGGTCACGGGTCAGGAAGCCGGCCTTCTTCAGCGCCGGGCGGTCCTCGGAGTCGATCTCGATCAACGCGCGGGCGATCGCCAGGCGAAGCGCACCGGCCTGACCGGTGATGCCGCCGCCCTTGAGGTTGGCGCGCACGTCGAACAGCTCCGGCTTGTCCAGGATCACCAGCGGCTCACGGATGAGCTGCTGGTGCACCTTGTTCGGGAAGTACTCCTCGAGGGACTTGCCGTTCAGCCTGAACTGGCCGCTGCCAGGGGTCAGCCGAACGCGGACCACGGCCTCCTTGCGGCGGCCGACGGTCTGCGCGACCTCGCCGGGGGCGGGGACACGCACGACCGGGGCAGCCGGAGCGTCCTCGGCGACCTCAGCGGTCTCCTCGACGAACTCGGTGGCCTCAGCGGCCTCGGCCTCGGCAGCCTCGGTGGCCTCAGCGGCCTCGGCCTCAGGGGCGTCGGCGACGGCGACGTCGTCGGCCTCGGGGGTCTCGGTGGTCAGGTTCTCTTCACTCACTGGGCAACCTTGGTGATCTCGAAGGGCGTCGGCTGCTGCGCCGTGTGCGGGTGCTCAGGGCCGGCGTAGACCTTGAGCTTCTTGCCCTGGGCACGGCCGAGCTTGTTCTTCGGCAGCATGCCCTTGACGACCTTCTCAAGGAGCCGGTCGGGGCGGGTGTCCAGCAGTTCGCCGAAGGACTTCTTGGTGAGTCCGCCGGGGTAACCGCTGTGCCGGTAGGCGAACGCCTGATCCCGCTTGCTGCCGGTGAGGACCACCTTCTCGGCGTTCACGATGACGACGAAGTCGCCAGTGTCCACATGCGGGGCGTAGGTCGGCTTGTGCTTGCCCCGCAGCAGGGTTGCGACCTGCGTGGCAAGGCGGCCGAGCACAACATCCTCGGCATCGATCACGTGCCAGGCGCGGGCCACCTCGCCGGGCTTCGGGCTGTACGTGGGCACGGGTCTACCTCATCGTCAAAACTTGCGTCTGGGTACCTGTGCGGGGCCGGACCCACGGCAGGTCGGACCCACCTAGGGCGCGCTAGTCACACGCCGCGCCGCACAACAACGATAGAAGATACCTGGTGGCTTCCCCGAGGGTCAAAACGCCCCCCTCTTCACCGTCGCGCGACGCCGTCGCGGGGCCTGCGATAGCCTCCCGATCTGGGACTTCACACCAGGGGGCGTGATGCGCGTAACCAGGCTGGCACTCGTGGCGCTGCTGCTGACCGCCGGGTGCGGGCAGTCCGTCACGGGTGTCGCGGTACCCGACCCGGAGGCTGCCAGGCAGGCGACGGCCGGGCTCTACTCCAGCAGCGTCAAAGCCGTCGAGAAGTACATCCGGGAGACCCGCGACTTCCGCGGGACCATCTTCTTCTACGCCGCGGTCAACGAGCGCAAGAGCGGCTCGGATGTCGACATAACGATGCGTGGCGTGCCGCCGTCGACGATCATCAAGAGCCGGTCGAAGACACCACCCGGGTACGACTACGACATCTACCACCCGGCGAACGACCCGCTCGACTACGTCCGCCTCGGCAAGGCGTACACGTCGATCGCGCCGACCCCCTGGGTCTCGATGCAGACCACAGGCGCGGACATCGACTGCGCGATCACGGGCATCCAGACGCTGTGCAAGATCATCAGCGCCCTCGACGCGACCGACAAGGCACCGCCACCCGGCCGGGACACGACAGGGACCCGGCTGCCCGACGGCTCGACCGAGGTGCGCACGGACATCACGCTCAAGGCGTTCGTGGACAACGCCGTGATCAACATCCCGGCGGACGTGGCCAAGCTGATCGACCCGGAGCTGATGTCGCGGCTGGTCGCGGTCAAGATCGTCGTCAACAGCGACCGCACGCTGCGCAAGGCCGAGGTCCGCGGCGAGGTGCGGAGCGCGAAGACCAAGGTCCAGGTGGAGGTCGGGTACGAGTCCCGCGGCCCGTCGGACGCCACCGACTTCCCCGCCGCACCGCCACCCGGCGAGATCACCGCGCTGCCGGCGGACCGAGCCGCGCGGACCGATTTCTGGAACCGGATGGCAGCCGTCCAGAAGTGACGTGAAACGCGAAAAGGACCCCGGAATCCGGGGTCCTTGCGCTATTCGACGGGCGTTTCGGCTCAGCCCCAGAGCTTGGTCACGCCGGACTCGGTCTCCTGGTAGTCCTGCGCGGCCTGCTTGGTGGCGGCACCGATCTGTGCGAGCACCTGGTTCAGCTCGTTCTGCGCGTTGTCCCAGCTGGTCTGCACGGCGTCCCACGCCTCCTTGGCGGCACCGGTGTAGGCGTCACGCAGCGGGGCGAGCTGGCTGCGGAGCGTGTCGAGCTCGCTGTCCATCTTCTTGCTGGTGCCGTCGATCTGGGCACCCGCGGCCTCGACCGCGGCGAATTCGACCTTAATGCGACCGTCTGACATTTGAAGTTCCTCCCAAAGCGAAAGTCTGATTCAGCGAACGAAGAGTGCTGTGAATGAAAGATCGCCGGGCGCGATCAGAACGAGAAGCCACCCTCGGCCTTGGTGAAGGTCGACTTGCTCTCCTCTTCGCGGTGGCCGTAGGCCTTGGCCGCGGTGCTCAGGCTCTCGCTGATGGTCTGCAGGTCGGCGAGGACCTTGTCGGCAGCCTGGTTGAACCGGCCGACCAGCGAGTGGAACGCGGTGGCGGCTTCGCCGACCCACGCGCCTTCGAGCTGGGCGAGGTTGTTGCGCAGCTGCGCGATGTGGCCGTTCGAGTTCTCGCGGACGTTCGCGGTGTCCTGCGAGGCCTTGTGCAGCATGTCCGGCGTAATCTCAAAGGCGCTGTTCGGCATTGGGAGTGGGCCCCCTTCATCGAAGTTCTGGTTTGCACGTTCTTTGTTCGTACAACCCTTCCGACGCAGACCCTGCCAGCTTCGGTTCCACCCTGTCCGCAGAAGTTTCGAGGTAGTTGCTCTAGTAAACGCAGACATGCGGAACCGGGGTTTATCGGTGCGAATGCGAATGCTCTGACACCCGCCTCGACCTGCGGATATGCCGATTGGACCGGCCACGCGGCGCGGGGATTTGCTCTTGTGAAATGGTCACCGTGTTCGTCACCCGATAGGGGAACCGGCCGGACTGGGCGTCAGTTCACGGTCATCGAGCGGACCACTTGATCACACGCTGCCATCACCCGATCACGCCCACTCGGGGTGTACTCGCAGCCGATGCTGACCTGCGCCCGTTTGTCGAACAGCACGAACCACTCCACGGTCGCGTTGTCCACCTGCTGCCGGTAGGTGACGACGTCACGGTCGGCGAACCGGCCGTTCTCGTTCAGATCCGACAGCCGCAGGTTCGTCGACTGCTTGTACTTCTCCCGCAGCCCGCCGACGGCCCGTTCCCGGTCGGCCGCCGGGTCGAAGGCCAGCGCCAGCTCCTGGACGATGATCGCGTCCAGGCCCTGCTCGGCGTCCGAGGGCTTCACCCTCACCTCGCGGTAGGCGGTGTCCGACGCGACCTGCTTCCAGTCCTGCGGCATCGTGAAGGTGTAGTCGAACTGGGCGATGGTCCGGCCGGACGGCTGCTCCCGCGCCGGCTCTCCACCGCCGGACGTCAGCACCAGCACGACCACGACGGCCGCGACCACGATCGCGGCGGCGCCGCCGAGGATCCACGGTTTCGTGCCACGCTTGGCCGGTGGCGGCGGTGACGCGAACTGCCGCGGCGGTGGTGGCGGCACCGGACGGGGCGGCGGCTGGACCGGTTGGGGCCGGGGGAACCGCGGCGGCGCCGCTGTCGTCCGGACCGGAACGGTTCGGTCGGAAACGGCCTGGACCGGACTCCGGCGAACCTCGCCGCGGACTGCTTTCAGCGCGCCGCGGGCGACCACGGTCTCCGGCTGGTCGAGCGTGGTCGGCACGATCCCGATCCGCTCATGCACCAGCCGCGCCACCATCGGGATCCGGCTCGACCCGCCGACGAGGAAGACGTGGTCGGCGCGGACACCGGCGTCCCTGATCGCGGCGGCGGCGAGCTCGACCGCGCGGCCGAGCGGTGCCGCGACCAGCTGCTCGAGGTCCTGCCTGGTCACGTGCGCGTCGGCGAACGGGTCCGGCATGGGCACGTCGGTGTAGGTGTGCCGGGACAGGGTTTCCTTGGCGCCCTGGACATCCTGGGCGACGACCCGTCTGCGCCTGCGGTCGGACAGCTCCCGGCCCTCGATCAGCGAACGCCACCCGTCCGGGTCCGTCGCGGACACCATCCGCCCGACGTGTTGCAGCAGCGCCTGATCGACGTCGGCGCCACCGAAGGACGGGTCGCCTTTCGTTGCCAGGACACGGAATTCGTGACCGGGGCCGGGTGCCCTGCCGACCACGCTGACGTCGACCGTGCCGCCGCCGATGTCCAGCACGGCGATCGCCTCGGCCCGTCCCGCGAAGGTGTCGGCGTGGAACACCGCGGCCGCGACTGGTTCCGGGACAAGGGCGATCCGCTCGGACAGGCCGTTGGCGGCCTGCCGCAGCACCCGGGTGCGGATCCCGCCCCAGTCCGCCGGGTGCGTCAGCACCAGCTGGCCGACCGGTGCGCCGCCGCCGAACCGGCGCGCTTCCTCGACGGCCCTGCCGAGCACCGCCCTGATGGCTTCGACGACCGGGACCACCTTGTTGCCCAGCAGCAGTTCCGGTTCGTCGACGCGGCGCTTGGGGTTGGGTTCGTAGCGCGACGGGTCGACCGCGGCCTGGCGTTCGGCCTCCAGCCCGACGAACAGCCTGCCGTCGGGGGACGCGTACACGGCCGAAGACAGCACCGGACGCCCGTCCACCGCGACGACCTGCGGTTCGCGGCCGTTCACCGACACCGCGACACACGTGCTGGACGTGCCGAAGTCCACGGCGACGCGCAGCGCCATCTACCCGATCACCCCCGAGAACTCGAAGCTCGTCCGAATCGTAGGGGGTGCTCGTTCACACGTTTCCGTCGACAAAGAGCAAGCGCACGTCGACCGCCCGATCCCGGACGGCCATGGCTTCGGCGTACTCGGGCGAGCGGTGCCACTGCTTGAGCCTGGCCATGCTCGGGAAC
This window contains:
- a CDS encoding WXG100 family type VII secretion target; translated protein: MSAFTRATTSKLLRTGWNRSWQGLRRKGCTNKERANQNFDEGGPLPMPNSAFEITPDMLHKASQDTANVRENSNGHIAQLRNNLAQLEGAWVGEAATAFHSLVGRFNQAADKVLADLQTISESLSTAAKAYGHREEESKSTFTKAEGGFSF
- a CDS encoding type VII secretion-associated protein; translated protein: MALRVAVDFGTSSTCVAVSVNGREPQVVAVDGRPVLSSAVYASPDGRLFVGLEAERQAAVDPSRYEPNPKRRVDEPELLLGNKVVPVVEAIRAVLGRAVEEARRFGGGAPVGQLVLTHPADWGGIRTRVLRQAANGLSERIALVPEPVAAAVFHADTFAGRAEAIAVLDIGGGTVDVSVVGRAPGPGHEFRVLATKGDPSFGGADVDQALLQHVGRMVSATDPDGWRSLIEGRELSDRRRRRVVAQDVQGAKETLSRHTYTDVPMPDPFADAHVTRQDLEQLVAAPLGRAVELAAAAIRDAGVRADHVFLVGGSSRIPMVARLVHERIGIVPTTLDQPETVVARGALKAVRGEVRRSPVQAVSDRTVPVRTTAAPPRFPRPQPVQPPPRPVPPPPPRQFASPPPPAKRGTKPWILGGAAAIVVAAVVVVLVLTSGGGEPAREQPSGRTIAQFDYTFTMPQDWKQVASDTAYREVRVKPSDAEQGLDAIIVQELALAFDPAADRERAVGGLREKYKQSTNLRLSDLNENGRFADRDVVTYRQQVDNATVEWFVLFDKRAQVSIGCEYTPSGRDRVMAACDQVVRSMTVN
- the glmM gene encoding phosphoglucosamine mutase, yielding MSRLFGTDGVRGLANVDLTPELAMAVSASAARVLAEHDRSHRPVAVVGRDPRASGEMLQAAVAAGLASAGADVMQVDVVPTPGVAFLVDNLSADLGVMISASHNPMPDNGIKLFAAHGHKLPDDVEDEIEAGIDGAPQRPTGAGVGRIYTIPDALDRYIAHLLEAMPQRLDGLRVVVDCANGAAWAAAPRAYREAGAEVIAIHALPDGENINDQCGSTHVESLREAVLAEGADMGIAHDGDADRCLAVDAQGNLVDGDQIMAVLALAMKDRGELVDDTLVATVMSNLGLHLAMREAGVTIRTTAVGDRYVLEELRSGGYSLGGEQSGHVLLPSYAPTGDGLLTAMGVMARVAATGRPLAELAGVMRRLPQVLVNVKVADKAAVAKASSVNDAVAEVEAELGETGRVLLRPSGTEQLVRVMVEATSEAAAEAAANRLAGVVSSVS
- the rplM gene encoding 50S ribosomal protein L13, which gives rise to MPTYSPKPGEVARAWHVIDAEDVVLGRLATQVATLLRGKHKPTYAPHVDTGDFVVIVNAEKVVLTGSKRDQAFAYRHSGYPGGLTKKSFGELLDTRPDRLLEKVVKGMLPKNKLGRAQGKKLKVYAGPEHPHTAQQPTPFEITKVAQ
- a CDS encoding WXG100 family type VII secretion target; protein product: MSDGRIKVEFAAVEAAGAQIDGTSKKMDSELDTLRSQLAPLRDAYTGAAKEAWDAVQTSWDNAQNELNQVLAQIGAATKQAAQDYQETESGVTKLWG
- the rpsI gene encoding 30S ribosomal protein S9: MSEENLTTETPEADDVAVADAPEAEAAEATEAAEAEAAEATEFVEETAEVAEDAPAAPVVRVPAPGEVAQTVGRRKEAVVRVRLTPGSGQFRLNGKSLEEYFPNKVHQQLIREPLVILDKPELFDVRANLKGGGITGQAGALRLAIARALIEIDSEDRPALKKAGFLTRDPRVKERKKYGLKKARKAPQYSKR